The Acinetobacter wuhouensis genome includes the window TTTTCAAATTGAAGATAAACAAGGCAATCCGATTACTGAACCACGTACCTTAAACGCTTCACGCAGTTATCAATATGATGTAGCCACAGTTAACACGGATGACCAACAATATAAATACCTAAGTCAAATCGTGATTGATGATATTGCACAGCAAATGTCACGTCAGATTGCAGCCAATCGTTTGCCAAAAGCGCGCATTACGCCAACTCAATCTGTTGCTCAATAATTAAAATTTAAGAAATATCTATGAAACTTGACTATTTACAAGCCCTCAAACGTGTCGACGAAGCGCGAGGCGTTTGGATTTTACATGGTCAAGAACCCTTATTAGAACAAAACCTGCTTGATGCCTTGAGAAAGAGTTGGACAAAGCATGAAATTGAACGACAACGCCATGATTTAAATAGTGTTTCAGACTGGAAAAATGTCTTTAATGCTTTAAATAGCTTGTCGCTTTTTTCTCAACATCTGGCTTTAGAAGTTCATGGCAATATCAAACCTGATGCCAATGGGCTTAAACAACTTAAACAATATATTCAGCACAATGAACATAATCTATTGATCATTGTATTACCGAAGCAAGATTCAAATAGTTTAAAATCTGCTTTTTTCCAAACCGTTGAAGCCAATGGCGTGGTTGTTTCGTTAACAGCCACTTATGCACAAGACCGCCAACGCATTTTAAGCATTGAAGCAGAAAAATTGGGCATCCAACTCAATCAAGATGCATGGACATGGCTTGAACAACACCATGAACATAATTTATTGGCTGCTAAAAACAGCTTAATGCGTGTCACAGACACCTTTCCAGATCAACAAACCATTGAAATAGAACATTTACAACAATGTCTACAAGATCAATCTCGCTATAGTACTTTTGATCTCAGTGATGCTTTGATCCAAGGGAATCTCGCATTATCCATAAAAATTTTTCAATATCTTTTAGAATCTGGCGAACCTGATAGTTTAATTCTGTGGACAATCAGTAAAGAAATGCGTCTATTGATGCAACTCTATGAGCAACCGCAAAATGCCTTACAACTCGGCATTTGGAAAACCAAAATTTCTTTGTATCAACAAGCACTTAGACGCCTCAATCCACATTCTTTTTTAGCATGGCCACAGCTTTTATTGCGTGTAGATGCTGCGATTAAAGGTATCAGCAAAGAGCGCCCTGAGCATATTATTCAGCAATGCATTGCAGAACTCTGTGGAAAAACGCTATTTATAAATCACTGATCAGCTTAGAATTCAATATATTATCATTATATAAAATAATTCTCATTTTCATTCATTTAAAAAAATCCACGCTTTATCCTTATTTACTCATTATAATTTGATCAATTTTTCACTTTACCTACTTATTGCTATGCCTAAAATAAAACCTGCAAAAATCATTGTTATAGCGGTCTGCCTTGCTATTGTTGCAGCAGCTGCATGGTACTTCCTCAAACCCAAAAATGTTCAACCTCAATACATTACTGCTGAAGTTACCCGTAGTGATATTGAAGACTCTGTCCTTGCAACAGGTGATCTAGAAGCCACAAAAATGGTCAGTGTCGGGGCACAGGTGTCTGGTCAGGTGAAAAAGATGTATGTGAAATTGGGCGACCAAGTCAAACAAGGTCAACTGATTGCACAAATTGACTCTGTTCGTCAGACCAATGATTTAAAAACAGCAGAAGCAAGCATTAAAAATCAGCAAGCACAACTTGCCACCAAGCAAGCCAACTTAGCCAAAGCAGAAGCAGAATATAATCGTCAAAAAAATATGTATGCTCAGGATGCAACATCAAAAGCGGAATATGAAAGTGCTCTAGCTGCATTTAAAACTGCTCAAGCCGAGATTGCATCGATGAATGCGCAAATTGAACAATCGCGCTTAACCCTCGCAACTGCCAAAGAAGATTTAGGTTATACCCAAATTAGCGCTCCGATGGATGGAACCGTCGTGGCAATTGTGACCGAAGAAGGTCAAACGGTAAATGCCAATCAAAGTGCGCCAACCATTGTAAAATTGGCTAAATTAGACACCATGACCATCAAAGCTCAGATTTCTGAAGCAGATGTAATGAAAGTTGAGGAAGGACAAAAGGTTTATTTCACAACTTTGGGTGATAGCGAGAAAAAACGTTATGCAACTTTGCGTCAAGTTGAGCCTGCACCTGAATCAATCAATACCGAAACAAGCTCAAATTCTTCTTCATCATCAAGCACCGCAATTTACTATAATGCACTGTTTGATGTGCCAAATGATGATGGAAAATTGCGTATTGATATGACTGCTCAAGTTTATATTATCTTGGCTGATGTGAAGAATGCGCTTTCAATTCCAGCAGCGGCTTTGCAAAATTCAAATCGTCCACAACGAGCTA containing:
- the holA gene encoding DNA polymerase III subunit delta; the encoded protein is MKLDYLQALKRVDEARGVWILHGQEPLLEQNLLDALRKSWTKHEIERQRHDLNSVSDWKNVFNALNSLSLFSQHLALEVHGNIKPDANGLKQLKQYIQHNEHNLLIIVLPKQDSNSLKSAFFQTVEANGVVVSLTATYAQDRQRILSIEAEKLGIQLNQDAWTWLEQHHEHNLLAAKNSLMRVTDTFPDQQTIEIEHLQQCLQDQSRYSTFDLSDALIQGNLALSIKIFQYLLESGEPDSLILWTISKEMRLLMQLYEQPQNALQLGIWKTKISLYQQALRRLNPHSFLAWPQLLLRVDAAIKGISKERPEHIIQQCIAELCGKTLFINH
- a CDS encoding MacA family efflux pump subunit is translated as MPKIKPAKIIVIAVCLAIVAAAAWYFLKPKNVQPQYITAEVTRSDIEDSVLATGDLEATKMVSVGAQVSGQVKKMYVKLGDQVKQGQLIAQIDSVRQTNDLKTAEASIKNQQAQLATKQANLAKAEAEYNRQKNMYAQDATSKAEYESALAAFKTAQAEIASMNAQIEQSRLTLATAKEDLGYTQISAPMDGTVVAIVTEEGQTVNANQSAPTIVKLAKLDTMTIKAQISEADVMKVEEGQKVYFTTLGDSEKKRYATLRQVEPAPESINTETSSNSSSSSSTAIYYNALFDVPNDDGKLRIDMTAQVYIILADVKNALSIPAAALQNSNRPQRAKSSNSSNANGTNADSSKSASAPNKDAKKSDDRPERLELTADEKALVDQGKASVSVVRVLQADGSAKRKQVLVGLNNRVTAQIIRGLKEGEQVVIADGSDTSNDSAKRSNRGGMRF